From the Polypterus senegalus isolate Bchr_013 unplaced genomic scaffold, ASM1683550v1 scaffold_1307, whole genome shotgun sequence genome, the window AATGAGAACTTTGAAAAATGGCTGATTGTGTAGAAACTGTGGCAGAATCTGAAGAAGAAAAACCTGCTTGAGATGAAACAGTTTGAACTGTAGACATTGTAGATAAACTGGAGGAAGAAAAAGATGATTGATTTGAAGAAGCAGTTAAAAATGATGATACTTGTGAAGTTCTCAATGACTGCACAGGTGCTGAACTATCTATTGAAGATTTAGTGTCTGCTGTTGCTTTGGTGGCATTTTCTGCTGTAATGgtggttattagtgtattgattgATGGCCCATTTTCAGTTGTAGTAGATCCAGATATCACTGTTGCACTTTCTGTTGAAATTGCTGCCACTGCTGTTGTTGTTAAACTTTCTGTACTTCCTACAGTAATGGTGGGATCTACTGTAGTAGCTGTGTGTGTTTCAGATAGAAAAGTTCCTTCAGTTGATGTTGTCTTCTCAGTTGTTATGCTTTCTGCAACAACAGCTGTAGGTTCATGGGTTGTTAGGCTTTCTCCTGGTGTAGTTATATGTGTTTTTGGAACTGAGCTACTTTCAATTGTAATTGTGGTTGTTACTACTACTGTGCTACCTTCTACTATTGCAGTTACTTCTGTTGTGGTAGCATTTTCTGTTGTAAAAGGCTTAAATGATTCTGTATTTGAGATACTTACTATTTTAGCAGTTAAGGGGGTTTGTTGTGTTGTGCTACTTTCTGACACCATTCCTGGAGTAACTTCTGTTGTAGCAGTGCTTATGATAGCCATAGCTTTTTCTGTGGTTGTGGAAGATTCAGGTTTTCTTGTTTCACCAGAGGTTGAAATTTGGGCAGCTGtacttgtttcttttgttgtggAAATTTGGTGTGTTTGGGATGTTTCAGCAGCAGGTATAGTTTGTGCAGCGTTAGTTGTTTCAATTGCTGTGGAAGTTTGTGATGTTATTGTTGTTTCCGAGTTTGTACTACTTGAGGTACCCGCAGTTGTTCCTATTGTTGTGGGAGTTTGAggtgttgttgttgtatcagCTTTTGTGCTACTTTGAATAACTGTAATAATTTCTATTGTTGTAGATGTTTCTGGTGTTGGTGTTTCAGCTATTGTACTTCTTTGGGTACCAGTAGTTGTTTCTATTGTAATGGAAGTTTGCGGATTTATTGTTGTTTCAGCTATTGTACTACTTGCAGTACCCGTAGTTGTTTCTAATGTCGTGGAAGTTTGAGGTTTTGTGGTTGTTTCAGCAGCAGTTGAAGTTTGGGTAGCCATACTTGTTTCTATTGGTGTGAAAGTTTGAGGTGTTGTTGTTTCAGCAATTGTACTACTTGGGGTACCGTTAGTAGTCTCGATTGATGTGGAAGGTTGTGGTGTTGCTTTTGTTTCGGCATTTGTTGTACTTTGGATTGCAATAGTTGCTTCTCTGCTTGTGGAAGTTTCCGGTTTTGTTGTTTCAGCAGAAGTTGATGTTTGGGCAGTTTTGGATGTTTCTATTGTTGTGGAAATTTGAGATATTGTCATTGTTTCAGCAGCAGTTGTAGTATGGGTTGCTGTAGTTGTTTCAATTATTGTGGAAGTTTCTGGTGTTGTTTCAGCTATTGCACTACTTTGGGTACCAGTATTTGTTTCTATCATTGTGGCAGTTTGAGGTGTTGTTGTTGATTCAGCTTTGGTACTGCTTTTGGTAGTGGTAGTTACTTCAATTGTTGTTGTTTCAGCTATTGCTGAACTTGGGGTACCCGTAGTTGTTTCTATTGTTGTGGAAATTTGATGTAGTGTTGTTGGTTCAGCAGCAGTTGTAGTTTGGGTAGCTGTAGCTGTTTCTATTGTTGCTGATGTTTCGGGTGTTGTTGTCTCACCTATTGTACTACTTAGGGTACCCATAGTTGATTCTATTGTTGTGAATAGTTGAGTTGTTGTGCTTGTTTCAGCAGCAGTTTTACTTTGGGTACCAGTAGTTGTTTCAATTCTTGTGGATGTTTGTGGTGCTATTGTTGTTTCAGCTATTGTACTACTTTGCGTACCAGTAGGTGTTTCAATCGTTTGGGAAGTTTGtggttttgttgttgttacagcTGTTGTGGTGCTTTTGATAggtattgttttttctgtgcttGTGGAAGTTTCAGGTTTTGTTGTTTCAGCAGAAGTTGTAGTTTGGGTAGCTGTAGTTGTTTCAATTGTCGTGGAAGTTTGTGGTGTTGTTGTTGCTGCATCAGTTATTGTACTACTTTGGGAACCCATAGTTGTTTCTATTATTGTGGAAATTTGAGGTGTTGTTATTGTTTCAGCAGCATTTGTAGTTTGGGTAGTGGTAGTTGTTTCAATTGTTATGGAAGTTTCTGGTGTTGTTGTTCCAGCTTTTGTACTACTTTGGGTAGAGGAAGTTATTTCTATCGTTGTTGATGTTTCTGCTGTTATTGTTTCAGCAATTGTACTACTTTGGGTACCGGTAGTTGTTTCAATTGCTGTGGAAGTTTGTGGTGTTGCTGTCGTTGTGCCTGTTGTTGTAGTTTGGATTGACAAAGTTTTTCTGTGGTTGCGGaagtttcatgatttgttgtTTGAAAAGAAGTTGTAGTTTGGGCATCTGtacttgtttcttttgttgtggAAATTTGACGTGTCTTGGTTGTTTCAGCAGCAGTTGTAGGTTGTGCAGCGTTAGATGTTTCAATTGCTGTGGAAGTttgtgttgttattgttgtttcagAGTTTGTACTACTTGAGGTACCCACAGTTGTTCCTATTGTTGTGGAAGTTtgaggtgttgttgttgttgcatcagcttttgtaatactTTGATTAACTGTAGTAATTTctattgttgttgatgtttccGGTGTTGTTGTTTCAGCTATTGTACTGCTTGGGGTTCCGGTAGTTGTTTGAATTGCTATGGAAGTCTgcggttttgttgttgttgcagctATTGTACTACTTGGGGTAGCAGTAGTTGTTTCTATTGCTGTGGAAAATTGAGGTTTTGTGGTTGTTTCAGCAGCAGTTGTACTATGGGTATCCGTAGTTTTTTCAATTGTTATGGAAGTTTGTGGTTTAATTGTTGTTTCAGCTATTGTACTACTTGGGGTACCCGAAGTTGTTTCAACTGTTGTTGATGTTTCTGATTTTGATGTTTCAGCTATTGTACTACTTGCTGTACCCATAGTTGCTTCTATTGTTGTGGAAGTTTGA encodes:
- the LOC120521265 gene encoding mucin-5AC-like, which encodes MGSQSSTITDAATTTPQTSTTIETTTATQTTTSAETTKPETSTSTEKTIPIKSTTTAVTTTKPQTSQTIETPTGTQSSTIAETTIAPQTSTRIETTTGTQSKTAAETSTTTQLFTTIESTMGTLSSTIGETTTPETSATIETATATQTTTAAEPTTLHQISTTIETTTGTPSSAIAETTTIEVTTTTKSSTKAESTTTPQTATMIETNTGTQSSAIAETTPETSTIIETTTATHTTTAAETMTISQISTTIETSKTAQTSTSAETTKPETSTSREATIAIQSTTNAETKATPQPSTSIETTNGTPSSTIAETTTPQTFTPIETSMATQTSTAAETTTKPQTSTTLETTTGTASSTIAETTINPQTSITIETTTGTQRSTIAETPTPETSTTIEIITVIQSSTKADTTTTPQTPTTIGTTAGTSSSTNSETTITSQTSTAIETTNAAQTIPAAETSQTHQISTTKETSTAAQISTSGETRKPESSTTTEKAMAIISTATTEVTPGMVSESSTTQQTPLTAKIVSISNTESFKPFTTENATTTEVTAIVEGSTVVVTTTITIESSSVPKTHITTPGESLTTHEPTAVVAESITTEKTTSTEGTFLSETHTATTVDPTITVGSTESLTTTAVAAISTESATVISGSTTTENGPSINTLITTITAENATKATADTKSSIDSSAPVQSLRTSQVSSFLTASSNQSSFSSSSLSTMSTVQTVSSQAGFSSSDSATVSTQSAIFQSSHSSSNSTSTHSSASLNSSTSNSSAISTRSTISPSSSFSPNSSSISAQSSASPSSSTTNSSIVSSQSTTP